A stretch of Candidatus Zixiibacteriota bacterium DNA encodes these proteins:
- a CDS encoding dockerin type I repeat-containing protein, whose protein sequence is MTKRIVLFIEVVILLVIVQITAACAQECNVYIRSNHYPGGIDRDGLSEFQVPIIFGSNCRVWGIFFEVRVDPPASIRPIDIDTVGGVFSYWEDLHCIPLGPNRLRIWGMCNHPSHPHEPLDSAYEALVCNVIYDFGCGYQTCQTATIYLDSVRIIDDDCLWYDVGVSTGGVVIGPDVTGTGFGDTTLIQSGDVNCDDMVLGADIVRLVNYFRGNVDCPCSKCAGDANGDGYIIGADVTYMVRYFRGEGPEPATCEFIPCE, encoded by the coding sequence ATGACAAAACGTATTGTCTTATTTATCGAAGTCGTAATTTTGTTGGTAATTGTCCAAATTACAGCGGCCTGTGCGCAGGAGTGTAATGTTTACATCCGCAGCAATCATTATCCCGGAGGAATTGATAGGGATGGTTTATCGGAATTTCAGGTTCCGATTATTTTTGGATCGAATTGTAGGGTGTGGGGGATATTTTTTGAGGTGCGGGTTGATCCGCCCGCAAGTATTCGTCCGATTGATATTGACACCGTAGGCGGTGTGTTTTCTTATTGGGAAGACCTCCACTGCATACCTTTAGGTCCAAACAGGCTAAGGATTTGGGGTATGTGCAACCATCCCAGCCATCCGCATGAACCTCTTGATTCGGCGTATGAGGCGCTTGTCTGCAATGTTATCTATGATTTTGGCTGTGGTTATCAAACTTGCCAAACAGCAACTATTTATTTGGATTCAGTTCGGATAATTGATGATGATTGTCTATGGTATGATGTTGGCGTTAGCACTGGCGGCGTTGTAATAGGTCCGGATGTTACCGGCACCGGGTTTGGCGATACCACTCTTATTCAAAGCGGCGACGTTAATTGTGATGACATGGTTTTAGGGGCGGATATTGTACGTTTGGTTAATTATTTTAGAGGAAATGTCGATTGTCCCTGCAGTAAATGTGCCGGGGATGCTAATGGCGATGGCTATATTATTGGCGCTGATGTAACTTATATGGTTAGATACTTTCGAGGAGAGGGTCCCGAGCCGGCGACTTGTGAATTTATACCCTGTGAGTGA